A window from Peromyscus eremicus chromosome 5, PerEre_H2_v1, whole genome shotgun sequence encodes these proteins:
- the Psmg4 gene encoding proteasome assembly chaperone 4 isoform X1, whose protein sequence is MEEPQAAAGADVSLHNFSARLWEQLVHFHVMRLTDSLFLWVGATPQLRNLAVAMCSRYDPIPVCTSLFGDTSDTTSSGLAQRLARKTSKQVFVSYNLPNTDNNFTLLVENRIKEEMETFPEKF, encoded by the exons ATGGAGGAGCCGCAGGCCGCCGCGGGCGCGGACGTGTCGCTTCACAACTTCAGCGCAAGGCTGTGGGAGCAGCTCGTCCACTTCCACGTCATGCGCCTGACAGACTCGCTCTTCCTGTGGGTGGGGGCAACGCCGCAGCTACGCAACCTCGCGGTGGCCATGTGCAGCCGCTAC gaCCCCATCCCTGTGTGCACCTCCCTTTTTGGAGACACTTCTGACACGACCTCCAGTGGCCTTGCCCAGCGCTTAG ccAGGAAGACCAGTAAACAGGTGTTTGTCAGCTACAACCTCCCCAACACAGACAATAACTTCACGTTACTCGTAGAAAAcaggatcaaggaagaaatggagacatTTCCGGAGAAGTTCTGA
- the Psmg4 gene encoding proteasome assembly chaperone 4 isoform X2, whose protein sequence is MEEPQAAAGADVSLHNFSARLWEQLVHFHVMRLTDSLFLWVGATPQLRNLAVAMCSRYPGRPVNRCLSATTSPTQTITSRYS, encoded by the exons ATGGAGGAGCCGCAGGCCGCCGCGGGCGCGGACGTGTCGCTTCACAACTTCAGCGCAAGGCTGTGGGAGCAGCTCGTCCACTTCCACGTCATGCGCCTGACAGACTCGCTCTTCCTGTGGGTGGGGGCAACGCCGCAGCTACGCAACCTCGCGGTGGCCATGTGCAGCCGCTAC ccAGGAAGACCAGTAAACAGGTGTTTGTCAGCTACAACCTCCCCAACACAGACAATAACTTCACGTTACTCGTAG